The following are encoded together in the Serratia sp. UGAL515B_01 genome:
- the rpsN gene encoding 30S ribosomal protein S14, producing MAKQSMKAREVVRVKLADKYRAKREELKAIISGVNSSDEDRWNAVLKLQSLPRDSSPSRQRKRCRQTGRPHGYVGKFGLSRIKLREAAMRGEVPGLKKASW from the coding sequence ATGGCTAAGCAATCAATGAAAGCACGCGAAGTTGTTCGCGTGAAACTGGCTGACAAGTACCGCGCTAAACGCGAGGAGTTGAAAGCTATCATTTCTGGTGTGAACTCATCCGACGAAGATCGTTGGAATGCTGTTCTCAAGCTGCAGAGTCTGCCGCGTGATTCCAGCCCGTCTCGTCAGCGTAAACGCTGCCGCCAAACTGGTCGTCCGCATGGTTATGTGGGCAAGTTCGGGTTGAGCCGTATCAAGCTACGTGAAGCCGCTATGCGCGGTGAAGTGCCAGGCTTGAAAAAGGCTAGCT